In the genome of Nitrospira japonica, one region contains:
- a CDS encoding DUF4412 domain-containing protein: MKWTAGRRTLLPALMVMMIPSGIVIAMSFSPAFAASFEGVVHFKSNYWGEESEFDYYSKGNKARMETNRSRHGRAAVIMDLDARKVSMLLLSWRLAMVMNMEEASRLASVRPVGSLVKTGKTRTILGYHTDQFIHTGQEEETEIWGTTGLGVFIGLHTRASGFGRAGDSPEWVRALRDQKIFPLVVIRMNNGKAQARMDVTDIRNEVLSEELFVVPRRYLTYDKFDPNNKMPGMPGTVWIK; encoded by the coding sequence ATGAAATGGACAGCGGGTCGGCGAACGCTCCTGCCGGCGCTCATGGTGATGATGATCCCGTCCGGTATCGTCATCGCGATGTCGTTCTCGCCCGCGTTTGCAGCCTCGTTTGAAGGGGTGGTGCATTTCAAGAGCAATTATTGGGGGGAGGAATCGGAGTTCGACTACTATTCCAAAGGAAACAAGGCTCGAATGGAGACCAACCGCTCGAGGCATGGTCGAGCGGCAGTGATCATGGACTTGGATGCGCGCAAGGTGTCCATGCTTCTGCTGAGCTGGAGGCTGGCCATGGTGATGAACATGGAAGAAGCCTCGCGGCTGGCCTCCGTCCGACCCGTCGGGAGCCTCGTGAAAACCGGGAAAACCCGGACGATCCTCGGCTATCACACCGACCAATTTATCCATACGGGTCAGGAAGAGGAGACCGAGATCTGGGGAACGACCGGGTTGGGGGTCTTTATCGGGTTACATACGCGCGCTTCCGGATTCGGCCGAGCAGGAGATTCCCCTGAATGGGTGCGAGCCCTCCGAGACCAAAAGATCTTTCCGCTGGTCGTGATCAGAATGAACAATGGCAAGGCTCAAGCGCGCATGGACGTGACCGACATCCGAAACGAGGTGCTGTCGGAAGAGCTCTTCGTCGTTCCCAGGCGATACCTGACGTACGATAAGTTCGATCCCAATAACAAAATGCCCGGGATGCCCGGAACGGTCTGGATCAAATAG
- a CDS encoding WD40 domain-containing protein → MIMIVFLLLSFAGCAMAPSYGRGGPSRGDFQPPSEADMQKMMGQMMGQAPVRHAPVSTDGVQVVFQTGHAGAIHAVAVSPNGRYLASSGSQDGTVKIWDVASGQEVRNFSGFGGFGQGADFVTFSEDSTQVVTHEMTGAVKVFDVASGREVRAGGAGLDGRGAVSANGRFAAVGEAADPKSSDSPLFGGNRSLSIIDLGTGRTVWTIPDSAMQQPLAFSRDGRTLVTVRTDTGHSSTGVIGTIGSSLGSMIGLGGLFSNEPSIPAVKQELLVWEVPAKTQRHTWPYAPASDGLGGTLSPDGRYFAMEQPVERSLRVLDLETGKPVVAIRLGETGMKGMGMTHSLTFNPDGTLLAIGKGDGAATLFEFPSGKKVREFDATSLNFSPDGATWVIGAANGGAPYLQDAASGKETRLAGGASEVSDLALTADGQSIVAGMHGGSAKLWNLPTGQLVRTFDCPDGMAVSSVAVSRAGTLLATGCINGSAWLWDLATGKQLKALTRPLPPDQFTPVYLRLTRDDRTAIIGRGNQVIVADVSNGMELSRIILPNKSVKGIAHLENQSAAYEGLDPKTRAMMDAQAPKQPSIDRQTLERMKESAQWIRALDVHPGGKLIAIGRSESTSLWDVQTGKLVLEFRDVSPMQARAMQQRQREEEYQRMIEEAGSLKSLLPFGLGAPSRSMSMPQGEIRTLDDPSELFEAFEDGTHGATSLAFSPDGKFLATDGVRGKTVWDVVTGKKVHVPKRQMRGAQFDPMSVVENLEMNIGGRGAAFSPDGRIAARGHGQIIKVWNVATGQDVLQLVGHTGAISSLVFSPDGRFIVSAGGDGAIRLWSLRSGKEVASLIALGHEDFVAVTPDQYYRASKSRIKGVAFRVNDQLYPFEQFDLRFNRPDIVLERLGMASPDLVKSYRLAYEKRLRKMGLNDQMLGIDFHLPELHIQGGEVPVSIDRATLPLRVKAMDTKYALDRLQVYVNDVPVYGTSGLMIADRTARSYEQEIQVPLVAGRNKIQVSVLNQQGTESLRETLYTTSTAEMAPPDIYLVGIGVSEYKNRAYNLRYAAKDANDLLALYKSVEARSGVKGNVHLLDLTNEKATRPEIRKAKDWLKRSKANDLVIVFAAGHGMTDEQSNYYFGTHDIDPKHPAVNGLPYEEFERLLDGIPALQKMLLLDTCFSGEIEKDQPVVVAKADAGGSGTVKMRSFKAARGVTLVADAGDGQANTPAEPRLSTDMVKFQQDWFADLRRGTGAAVISSSSGNEYSLEGEQWKNGVFTYALLNGLKNQVADTNKDRTVTVSELQGYVIEQVRKLTEGGQNPTARRENLEYDFAVY, encoded by the coding sequence ATGATCATGATCGTTTTTCTGCTGCTCAGTTTTGCCGGCTGCGCCATGGCCCCTTCCTATGGGCGAGGCGGACCGAGCAGGGGTGATTTCCAGCCTCCGAGCGAAGCCGATATGCAGAAGATGATGGGTCAGATGATGGGGCAGGCGCCGGTCCGGCACGCGCCGGTCAGTACCGATGGCGTCCAGGTAGTGTTTCAGACCGGCCATGCGGGAGCGATTCACGCGGTGGCGGTCAGCCCCAACGGGCGCTATCTCGCTTCGAGCGGCAGTCAGGACGGGACGGTCAAGATCTGGGACGTGGCGAGCGGGCAGGAAGTCAGGAATTTTTCAGGCTTCGGCGGGTTCGGTCAGGGAGCCGACTTCGTGACGTTCAGCGAAGACAGTACCCAGGTGGTGACCCATGAGATGACCGGAGCGGTCAAAGTCTTTGACGTGGCGTCAGGGCGGGAAGTTCGCGCGGGAGGAGCCGGCTTGGACGGCCGAGGAGCCGTCAGCGCGAATGGTCGCTTCGCGGCGGTCGGCGAAGCGGCCGATCCGAAATCAAGCGACAGTCCGTTGTTCGGCGGAAACCGGTCATTGTCGATCATCGATCTCGGCACCGGCCGAACGGTATGGACGATTCCCGATTCAGCCATGCAGCAGCCGCTCGCATTCAGCAGAGACGGCAGGACCCTGGTCACCGTCCGGACCGACACAGGCCATTCCTCCACGGGGGTGATCGGAACCATCGGCTCGTCTCTCGGGTCGATGATCGGGTTGGGTGGCCTGTTCAGCAACGAACCATCCATCCCGGCCGTCAAGCAAGAGTTGCTGGTCTGGGAGGTGCCGGCCAAGACGCAACGGCATACGTGGCCCTATGCGCCGGCATCCGATGGGCTGGGCGGGACTCTGAGCCCCGACGGACGGTATTTTGCCATGGAGCAGCCTGTCGAACGATCACTTCGCGTACTGGATCTGGAAACCGGCAAGCCCGTCGTGGCCATACGTTTGGGAGAAACGGGCATGAAGGGCATGGGGATGACCCATTCTCTCACGTTCAACCCCGATGGAACGCTTCTCGCGATCGGAAAGGGTGACGGCGCGGCCACGTTGTTCGAGTTCCCATCCGGGAAGAAAGTGCGCGAATTCGACGCCACGTCGCTGAACTTCAGCCCCGACGGCGCGACGTGGGTGATCGGCGCAGCAAACGGAGGCGCGCCCTATCTGCAGGACGCGGCGAGCGGGAAGGAGACGCGATTGGCCGGCGGCGCCAGCGAAGTGTCCGACCTAGCCCTGACGGCGGACGGACAATCCATCGTGGCGGGCATGCACGGCGGAAGCGCCAAGCTCTGGAATCTTCCCACGGGGCAACTGGTCCGCACCTTCGACTGCCCCGACGGGATGGCCGTGTCTTCCGTTGCCGTCAGCCGCGCCGGGACGCTGTTGGCCACCGGTTGTATAAACGGTTCGGCTTGGCTCTGGGATCTTGCCACGGGCAAGCAATTGAAAGCGCTGACTCGGCCGCTCCCGCCGGATCAGTTCACGCCGGTGTATCTCCGTCTTACACGCGACGATCGGACGGCTATTATTGGTCGAGGCAATCAGGTGATAGTCGCGGACGTCTCCAACGGGATGGAACTCAGTAGGATTATCTTGCCGAATAAATCGGTCAAGGGGATCGCCCATCTGGAGAATCAATCGGCAGCGTATGAAGGCCTGGATCCCAAGACCCGCGCCATGATGGACGCCCAGGCTCCGAAACAACCTTCCATCGATCGCCAGACCCTGGAACGGATGAAGGAGTCCGCTCAATGGATCCGGGCTCTCGACGTCCATCCGGGTGGCAAACTGATCGCGATCGGACGGTCCGAAAGCACGAGTCTCTGGGATGTACAGACCGGCAAACTGGTCCTTGAGTTCCGGGATGTCAGCCCCATGCAAGCCAGAGCGATGCAGCAGCGGCAACGCGAGGAGGAGTACCAGCGGATGATCGAGGAAGCCGGCAGTCTCAAGTCGCTGTTGCCCTTCGGCCTGGGTGCGCCTTCCCGATCCATGTCCATGCCGCAGGGCGAGATCAGGACGTTGGACGATCCCTCGGAGTTATTCGAGGCGTTCGAAGACGGGACTCACGGCGCGACGAGCCTGGCGTTCAGCCCGGACGGGAAATTCCTCGCCACCGACGGCGTCCGCGGTAAGACGGTCTGGGACGTCGTGACGGGAAAGAAAGTGCACGTGCCGAAACGACAGATGCGGGGCGCTCAGTTCGATCCGATGAGCGTCGTCGAGAACCTGGAAATGAACATCGGAGGAAGGGGAGCGGCGTTCAGCCCGGACGGCCGGATTGCCGCGAGAGGCCACGGCCAGATCATCAAGGTGTGGAACGTGGCGACAGGTCAGGACGTTCTTCAATTGGTGGGACACACGGGCGCAATCAGCTCCCTCGTGTTCAGCCCCGACGGCCGTTTCATTGTGAGCGCCGGCGGCGACGGGGCCATTCGGCTTTGGAGCCTGCGTTCGGGGAAGGAGGTGGCCTCGCTCATCGCGCTCGGCCATGAGGATTTCGTCGCCGTCACGCCGGATCAGTATTATCGAGCGTCCAAGAGCCGCATCAAGGGCGTCGCCTTCCGTGTCAACGATCAGCTGTATCCTTTCGAACAGTTCGACTTGCGATTCAACCGGCCCGACATCGTGTTGGAGCGTCTGGGCATGGCATCCCCGGATCTCGTCAAGAGTTACCGGCTCGCCTATGAGAAACGGCTCAGAAAAATGGGCCTCAATGACCAGATGCTCGGCATCGATTTTCATCTTCCGGAACTTCACATCCAGGGAGGAGAGGTCCCTGTTTCGATCGACCGAGCGACCTTGCCGCTCCGTGTGAAAGCCATGGACACGAAGTATGCCCTCGATCGGCTTCAGGTGTACGTCAACGACGTGCCGGTATACGGCACGTCCGGCTTGATGATTGCCGACCGGACGGCACGGAGCTATGAACAGGAGATCCAGGTTCCTCTCGTGGCGGGACGCAATAAGATCCAGGTTTCCGTCTTGAATCAGCAAGGGACCGAGTCTCTGAGGGAAACGCTCTATACGACGTCCACGGCCGAGATGGCTCCCCCGGACATCTATCTCGTGGGTATCGGCGTCAGCGAGTACAAGAACCGCGCCTACAATCTGCGCTACGCGGCCAAGGACGCGAACGACCTGCTGGCCTTGTACAAGTCGGTCGAAGCGCGTTCAGGGGTGAAGGGAAACGTCCATCTGTTGGATCTGACGAATGAGAAGGCGACCAGACCGGAAATTCGGAAAGCAAAGGATTGGCTCAAGCGCTCCAAGGCCAACGATCTGGTGATCGTCTTCGCCGCGGGGCATGGAATGACTGATGAGCAGTCGAACTATTATTTCGGCACGCACGACATCGATCCCAAACATCCGGCCGTGAACGGACTGCCCTATGAGGAATTTGAACGCCTGCTCGATGGGATTCCCGCGCTGCAGAAGATGCTCCTGCTCGATACCTGTTTCTCGGGAGAAATCGAAAAGGATCAGCCGGTGGTTGTGGCCAAAGCCGACGCGGGCGGCTCGGGGACGGTCAAGATGCGGTCGTTCAAGGCGGCCAGGGGCGTCACCTTGGTGGCGGACGCGGGTGATGGCCAGGCAAACACGCCGGCTGAGCCGCGGCTTTCCACCGATATGGTGAAGTTCCAGCAGGACTGGTTTGCGGACCTCAGGCGGGGTACCGGCGCGGCGGTCATTTCCAGTTCGAGCGGAAACGAATACAGCCTGGAAGGAGAACAGTGGAAGAACGGCGTCTTCACCTATGCCTTGTTGAACGGGCTCAAGAACCAGGTCGCCGACACCAATAAGGACCGGACCGTCACCGTGAGCGAATTGCAAGGCTATGTCATCGAGCAAGTGCGCAAGCTGACGGAGGGCGGCCAGAATCCGACCGCCAGGCGGGAGAACCTGGAATACGACTTCGCGGTGTATTGA
- a CDS encoding small metal-binding protein SmbP — protein sequence MAHGNGITGPTPVGGAILTLGLAVGLAACASPSHTRTASPTPVEQQVVVERPVVPTERTSGVAERPMPPDRIVPRAATGMQTAATVCATHLDAQGNRIYDDPLCPTRDSRTTETTPDVQDPAYYNRHINSAVDHVRRAEVAGDQGNIPDMLRHTDLSLSHATAAQRAVDDASLNDGIMDLRETMILGQRNHIAPAALRDARVKLTQAAHAHPVAARTGTVTGELKRTSTPARADGSEYYVVRDRQRGDTPVVLSPDLSRQVQDGDMVEMQLDAQGRVLAVSKYP from the coding sequence ATGGCACATGGCAACGGCATTACCGGGCCGACGCCCGTCGGTGGCGCGATTCTCACGTTAGGCTTGGCCGTCGGCCTCGCCGCCTGTGCCTCGCCCAGTCACACACGGACGGCTTCCCCGACGCCGGTCGAACAGCAAGTGGTGGTGGAGCGCCCTGTCGTACCGACGGAGCGGACATCCGGCGTCGCAGAGCGGCCGATGCCTCCCGACCGCATTGTTCCGAGGGCCGCGACCGGCATGCAGACAGCCGCGACCGTCTGTGCGACGCACCTCGACGCACAAGGAAATCGGATTTACGACGATCCATTATGTCCGACCCGAGACAGCCGGACGACCGAGACGACGCCTGACGTCCAAGACCCGGCCTATTACAATCGCCACATCAACTCCGCCGTGGACCATGTGCGAAGGGCCGAGGTGGCCGGTGACCAAGGCAATATTCCGGACATGCTGCGCCATACGGACCTGTCTCTGTCGCACGCAACGGCCGCCCAGCGGGCCGTCGATGATGCCAGTCTGAACGACGGGATCATGGACCTCCGGGAAACGATGATTTTGGGACAGCGGAATCATATCGCCCCCGCCGCGCTCCGCGACGCCCGGGTGAAACTGACGCAAGCCGCACATGCGCATCCGGTCGCTGCAAGAACCGGTACGGTGACCGGCGAATTGAAGCGCACGTCGACGCCTGCGAGAGCCGACGGTAGCGAGTATTATGTCGTTCGGGACCGCCAACGCGGCGACACACCGGTGGTTCTCTCGCCTGATTTGAGCCGCCAGGTCCAGGATGGTGACATGGTGGAGATGCAACTCGATGCACAGGGGCGTGTATTGGCGGTTTCCAAATATCCTTAA
- a CDS encoding efflux transporter outer membrane subunit → MSLRSFSARHARPCGLWLLASVLTACSFPAVDLSPTYEPPQYVVPATWHGSSPFAEAKPADDEIRQDWWKVYEDPTLNRLVDQAMAANPDLEAAAERFVQVRDMMMKARSQYLPRFGIGFDASDNRASANHLFLAPGIPLEQSSVVAGGLASWEPDFWSVLRNAMRVELYRAEERAADYGLARLSLQAQVAESYFTLRGLDAQDAIYRQSIELYRESLDIVNAQFAGQIASALDVARVESLLFTTETRRAQIQGHRQVVEQSIAVLLNMAPASFSVKPVDEIRVTRFKVPQTIPSTLLERRPDIAAMERRMAQANRAIGMARGAFYPNVSFRLGGGYEDAAFNLISLANSFWSYGATVSMPLFQGGYRRAQLQQSWSLYRETEDKYRATVLNAFREVENNLSLTNRLTLAANRQDAAVGATRKTQDLTTELYQGGLASSLELIYAQVATLTARIDSVQIKAELLRSSVGLIRALGGGWNRKQLPTDDQIQPFGTFQYTNIDKPAPAGGIDVNAGNNWINNDLTKPSVPYRPVLDPS, encoded by the coding sequence ATGAGCTTGCGATCATTTTCAGCGAGGCATGCGCGGCCTTGCGGCCTGTGGCTGCTGGCTTCTGTTCTGACGGCGTGCAGCTTTCCTGCCGTTGACCTCTCTCCGACCTATGAGCCGCCTCAATATGTCGTGCCGGCGACCTGGCACGGATCCAGTCCGTTTGCCGAAGCCAAGCCCGCCGACGACGAGATCCGCCAGGATTGGTGGAAAGTCTACGAAGACCCCACGCTCAACCGGCTGGTCGATCAGGCCATGGCGGCCAATCCGGACTTGGAGGCCGCAGCCGAGCGGTTCGTCCAGGTTCGTGACATGATGATGAAGGCCCGTTCGCAGTATCTGCCCCGTTTCGGTATCGGGTTCGACGCCTCGGACAATCGCGCATCGGCCAATCACCTCTTTCTGGCCCCGGGCATTCCGCTCGAGCAGTCGAGCGTCGTCGCGGGGGGGCTGGCCTCCTGGGAGCCCGATTTCTGGTCGGTTCTCCGTAATGCCATGAGAGTGGAACTGTACCGCGCCGAGGAACGTGCGGCGGATTACGGGCTCGCGCGTCTGAGCCTGCAGGCACAAGTCGCCGAAAGTTATTTCACGCTGCGCGGCCTCGACGCGCAGGACGCGATCTATCGGCAGTCCATCGAGCTGTACCGGGAGTCGCTGGACATCGTCAACGCACAGTTCGCCGGTCAGATTGCCTCGGCGCTCGACGTCGCCCGTGTCGAGTCCCTGCTGTTCACGACGGAAACGAGAAGAGCCCAGATCCAGGGACATCGCCAAGTGGTGGAGCAGTCGATCGCGGTTCTGCTGAACATGGCCCCGGCCAGTTTCTCCGTCAAACCGGTCGATGAAATTCGCGTGACCAGGTTCAAGGTTCCGCAGACCATCCCTTCGACCCTGCTGGAACGGAGGCCCGACATCGCCGCCATGGAGCGCCGGATGGCGCAAGCCAATCGCGCCATCGGCATGGCGCGAGGGGCGTTTTATCCCAACGTGTCGTTCCGCCTCGGAGGCGGATACGAAGATGCCGCCTTCAATCTCATCTCTCTTGCCAACAGCTTCTGGTCTTACGGCGCAACCGTCTCGATGCCCCTCTTCCAGGGCGGATACCGCCGTGCTCAATTGCAGCAATCCTGGTCGCTCTATCGCGAAACGGAGGACAAGTATCGGGCGACGGTGCTCAATGCGTTTCGGGAGGTGGAAAACAATCTGAGCTTGACCAACCGGCTGACTCTCGCCGCCAATCGCCAGGATGCGGCCGTGGGGGCCACGCGAAAGACGCAGGATCTGACCACGGAACTCTATCAGGGCGGTCTGGCTTCGAGCCTCGAGCTGATTTATGCCCAGGTGGCGACCCTGACGGCGCGCATCGATTCCGTGCAGATCAAAGCCGAGTTGCTGAGATCATCGGTCGGACTGATCCGCGCGCTCGGCGGAGGCTGGAATCGCAAACAACTGCCGACGGACGATCAAATTCAGCCGTTCGGCACATTCCAATACACCAATATCGACAAGCCGGCACCGGCCGGCGGCATCGACGTCAATGCGGGCAATAATTGGATCAACAACGACCTGACCAAGCCCTCCGTTCCATATAGACCCGTCCTAGATCCGTCCTAG
- a CDS encoding efflux RND transporter periplasmic adaptor subunit, giving the protein MMKMLTGRYIAVALGLLFVAYIGYRIHESRSDAALLREKTVEDAVPTVAVVHPKPGDPSETITLPGNITAWFEAPIYAQVSGYVKMWYKDYGAQVKKGDILAEINAPALDAQYAQAKADLESERAKYALADITAKRWLALRKNHAVSEQSISVQVAHAKAEAAKVKAAEQNVRNFEALIRFKTIVAPYDGVVTVRNINVGDYVNKEGTISTPVSISNLFTVADVSMMRLFVSVPESFGPFLQPGLTADVTVPQLPTRHFIGKFLTVARGFDVNTRTAVTVFTIENEDRALWPGSYGKVVLTAPVDRKVFMIPSTALVFQEHGTQVAVVKDDDRVHMQPITVSRLLDSAVEVSDGISANDRVVNNPSAALLDGDKVRVVKPAAGYDLISGESAAK; this is encoded by the coding sequence ATGATGAAGATGCTCACGGGACGGTATATTGCCGTGGCGTTGGGTCTGCTGTTCGTGGCGTACATCGGCTATCGAATTCACGAAAGCCGAAGCGACGCCGCATTGCTGCGCGAGAAGACGGTCGAGGACGCCGTACCGACCGTGGCGGTCGTCCACCCCAAGCCCGGGGATCCGAGCGAGACCATCACACTGCCCGGCAATATTACCGCCTGGTTCGAAGCGCCGATCTACGCGCAAGTCTCGGGTTACGTGAAGATGTGGTACAAGGACTACGGCGCGCAGGTCAAGAAAGGCGACATTCTTGCAGAAATCAATGCGCCGGCCCTCGACGCCCAATACGCGCAGGCCAAAGCGGATCTGGAGTCGGAGCGGGCCAAATACGCGCTCGCGGACATTACCGCCAAGCGCTGGCTCGCACTGCGGAAGAACCATGCGGTGTCCGAGCAGTCGATCTCGGTCCAGGTCGCCCACGCCAAAGCCGAGGCGGCCAAGGTCAAGGCCGCCGAGCAGAACGTCAGAAACTTCGAAGCCCTCATTCGATTCAAGACGATCGTGGCGCCGTACGACGGCGTGGTCACCGTGCGTAACATCAACGTGGGGGACTACGTCAACAAGGAGGGGACGATCAGCACGCCGGTTTCCATCAGCAACCTGTTCACCGTCGCCGACGTCAGCATGATGCGTCTCTTTGTCAGCGTTCCGGAGTCGTTTGGACCTTTCCTGCAGCCGGGCCTCACGGCCGACGTGACCGTGCCGCAATTGCCCACTCGGCATTTCATCGGGAAATTTCTGACCGTCGCGCGGGGATTCGATGTGAACACGCGGACGGCTGTCACCGTCTTTACCATCGAGAACGAGGATCGAGCCTTGTGGCCTGGCTCCTACGGCAAAGTCGTGCTCACGGCACCCGTCGATAGAAAAGTGTTCATGATTCCCTCGACGGCATTGGTGTTCCAGGAGCATGGGACGCAGGTCGCCGTGGTGAAGGATGACGACCGGGTGCATATGCAGCCGATTACCGTGAGCCGTCTGCTCGACAGCGCCGTCGAAGTGTCGGACGGAATTTCCGCGAACGACCGCGTTGTAAATAATCCCAGCGCGGCGTTGCTGGACGGCGACAAGGTGCGAGTCGTGAAGCCCGCCGCCGGCTATGACCTGATCAGCGGCGAGTCGGCGGCCAAGTGA